One Nocardia sp. BMG111209 DNA segment encodes these proteins:
- a CDS encoding LysR family transcriptional regulator has protein sequence MASDELHWFTTLAELEHVGAAADRLHVSQPTLSRMLARLERRLDVLLFDRHGKRLALNEFGRVYYEHARRARAELEAADRTLADLANPARGVVRLSFLHSVGARLVPQLIADFRRGSGRVTFTLDQDGAEAVTGRILAGDADLGIVSPRPAESGLAWRALLRQRLALAVPPDHRLAGLRRIRLAEAADAEFITTHPGFGMRRILDDLSAAADLRPRIAFECSDLITVTGLVAAGLGVAIVPLEDPARPATGGPVLIPLADPGATRTVGLIWSAAAVPSDVVRSFRDFAGEWAAGRAADARLTSAVARP, from the coding sequence ATGGCGAGTGACGAGTTGCACTGGTTCACGACGCTGGCCGAACTCGAACACGTCGGGGCGGCCGCCGATCGGTTGCACGTCTCGCAGCCCACGCTGTCGCGGATGCTGGCCCGACTGGAGCGCCGGCTCGATGTCCTGCTGTTCGATCGGCACGGAAAACGGCTGGCGCTCAACGAATTCGGCCGCGTCTACTATGAGCATGCCCGGCGGGCCCGCGCCGAACTGGAGGCCGCCGACCGGACCCTGGCCGATCTGGCGAATCCGGCCCGCGGCGTGGTGCGGCTGTCGTTCCTGCATTCGGTGGGCGCCCGGCTGGTCCCGCAGCTGATCGCCGATTTCCGGCGCGGCTCCGGCCGGGTCACTTTCACCCTGGACCAGGACGGCGCGGAGGCGGTGACCGGCCGGATCCTCGCCGGCGACGCCGACCTGGGCATCGTGTCGCCGCGGCCGGCGGAATCCGGGCTGGCCTGGCGCGCGCTGCTGCGGCAGCGGCTGGCCCTGGCCGTACCGCCGGACCATCGGCTCGCCGGGCTGCGCCGCATCCGGCTCGCCGAGGCCGCCGACGCCGAATTCATCACCACCCACCCGGGTTTCGGTATGCGCCGCATCCTCGACGACCTCAGCGCCGCCGCCGATCTCCGGCCGCGGATCGCGTTCGAATGCAGCGACCTGATCACCGTCACGGGCCTGGTCGCGGCCGGGCTCGGCGTCGCGATCGTGCCGCTCGAGGATCCGGCCCGCCCCGCCACCGGCGGCCCGGTGCTGATCCCGCTGGCCGATCCGGGGGCGACCCGCACGGTGGGCCTGATCTGGTCGGCGGCGGCCGTCCCCTCGGACGTGGTCCGTTCCTTCCGCGATTTCGCCGGTGAATGGGCCGCGGGACGCGCCGCGGACGCGCGCCTCACCTCCGCCGTCGCACGCCCGTGA